In Plantibacter sp. PA-3-X8, one DNA window encodes the following:
- a CDS encoding Ppx/GppA phosphatase family protein, protein MRLGVLDVGSNTVHLLIVDAHPGARPIPQSSHKSVLRLMRYLTPDGSISDEGVAVILESIGAAAAIARESGLDELLSMATSAIREATNGPEVLALVEERTGIALQVLSGDDEAKLTFLAVRRWYGWSAGEMLLLDIGGGSLEIAAGGDEYPDVAISLPLGAGRSTVGFLHDDPPTAAQQEALRLHAREVLTAALPAFAEEPDAHHVVGSSKTIRSLARLAGSVADGIGGTERSLLRRSQLDDWIPRLARIPAEARPALPGITADRTFQIVAGGIVLSEAMAAFRVRELDVSPWALREGIILRYLDRLG, encoded by the coding sequence ATGCGACTCGGAGTCCTCGACGTGGGATCGAACACCGTCCACCTGCTCATCGTCGACGCCCACCCGGGAGCACGGCCGATCCCCCAGTCGTCGCACAAGTCGGTGCTGCGACTCATGCGATACCTCACGCCGGATGGATCGATCAGCGATGAGGGCGTCGCGGTCATCCTCGAGTCGATCGGTGCAGCCGCAGCGATCGCCCGCGAGAGCGGCCTCGACGAGCTCCTCTCGATGGCGACCTCGGCCATCCGTGAGGCGACGAACGGGCCGGAGGTCCTCGCCCTCGTCGAGGAACGGACCGGCATCGCCCTGCAGGTCCTCTCCGGTGACGACGAGGCGAAGCTCACCTTCCTCGCCGTCCGCCGCTGGTACGGCTGGTCGGCCGGCGAGATGCTCCTCCTCGACATCGGCGGCGGCTCACTCGAGATCGCGGCCGGCGGCGACGAGTACCCTGATGTCGCGATCTCCCTCCCGCTCGGCGCCGGACGCTCCACCGTCGGCTTCCTCCACGACGACCCACCGACCGCCGCACAGCAGGAGGCACTCCGCCTACACGCCCGCGAGGTGCTCACCGCAGCACTCCCCGCGTTCGCCGAAGAGCCCGACGCCCATCACGTCGTCGGGTCGTCCAAGACCATCCGCTCCCTCGCACGCCTCGCTGGATCGGTGGCCGACGGCATCGGTGGCACCGAACGGTCGCTGCTCCGGCGCAGCCAGCTCGACGACTGGATCCCCCGGCTCGCCCGCATTCCGGCTGAGGCCCGCCCCGCGCTCCCCGGGATCACTGCCGACCGAACCTTCCAGATCGTCGCCGGCGGCATCGTCCTGTCCGAGGCGATGGCCGCCTTCCGCGTCCGCGAGCTCGACGTCTCCCCGTGGGCGCTCCGCGAGGGCATCATCCTCCGCTACCTCGACCGCCTCGGCTGA
- a CDS encoding ATP-dependent Clp protease ATP-binding subunit yields MFERFTDRARRVVVLAQEEAKMLNHNYIGTEHILLGLIHEGEGVAAKALESLGISLDAVREQVTDIIGTGQQQPTGHIPFTPRAKKVLELSLREALQLGHNYIGTEHILLGLIREGEGVAAQVLVKLGADLNRVRQQVIQLLSGYQGKEAAPVGGNQSEQQAQGGSQILDQFGRNLTQAARDNKLDPVIGRDKEMERVMQILSRRSKNNPVLIGEPGVGKTAVVEGLAQAIVKGDVPETLKDKQLYSLDLGSLIAGSRYRGDFEERLKKVTKEIRTRGDIIVFIDEIHTLVGAGAAEGAIDAASILKPLLARGELQTIGATTLDEYRKHFEKDAALERRFQPIQVMEPSLPHTINILKGLRDRYEAHHKVSITDGALVSAANLADRYISDRFLPDKAIDLIDEAGARLRLSILSSPPELREFDDKIAGVREAKETAIEEQDFEKAASLRDEEKNLLGERLRLEKQWRSGDVKTTAEVDEGLIAEVLAQATGIPVFKLTEEESSRLVFMEKALHQRVIGQEEAISALSKTIRRTRAGLKDPKRPSGSFIFAGPTGVGKTELAKALAEFLFDDEGALISLDMSEYGEKHTVSRLFGAPPGFVGFEEGGQLTEKVRRKPFSVVLFDEIEKAHPDIFNSLLQILEEGRLTDGQGRVVDFKNTVIIMTTNLGARDIAGGPVGFQIEGNASTGYDIMRGKVNEELKKHFKPEFLNRVDDIIVFPQLSKPELLQIVDLFTKRLSERLLDRDMTIELTLPAKERLIEVGFDPTLGARPLRRAMQREVEDQLSEQILHGELNAGDHVHVDFVNGAFAFTTSARGESVGAGVNAQASLGTGSATPDLAITGE; encoded by the coding sequence ATGTTCGAGAGATTCACCGACCGTGCGCGTCGTGTCGTCGTCCTGGCCCAGGAAGAGGCCAAGATGCTCAACCACAACTACATCGGGACCGAGCACATCCTGCTCGGCCTCATCCACGAGGGAGAAGGAGTCGCCGCCAAGGCGCTCGAGTCCCTCGGGATCTCCCTCGATGCCGTGCGCGAGCAGGTCACCGACATCATCGGCACCGGCCAGCAGCAGCCGACGGGACACATCCCGTTCACGCCGCGCGCCAAGAAGGTGCTGGAGCTGAGCCTGCGCGAAGCGCTGCAGCTCGGCCACAACTACATCGGCACGGAGCACATCCTGCTCGGCCTCATCCGCGAGGGCGAGGGCGTCGCAGCCCAGGTCCTCGTGAAGCTGGGTGCCGACCTCAACCGCGTGCGCCAGCAGGTCATCCAGCTGCTGTCCGGCTACCAGGGCAAGGAAGCAGCCCCGGTCGGCGGCAACCAGAGTGAGCAGCAGGCACAGGGCGGGTCGCAGATCCTCGACCAGTTCGGCCGTAACCTCACGCAGGCCGCGCGCGACAACAAGCTCGACCCGGTCATCGGTCGTGACAAGGAGATGGAGCGGGTCATGCAGATCCTCTCCCGTCGCTCGAAGAACAACCCGGTCCTCATCGGTGAGCCCGGCGTCGGCAAGACCGCCGTCGTCGAGGGTCTCGCCCAGGCGATCGTCAAGGGCGATGTCCCGGAGACGCTGAAGGACAAGCAGCTGTACTCGCTCGACCTCGGCTCGCTCATCGCCGGCAGCCGCTACCGCGGTGACTTCGAGGAGCGCCTGAAGAAGGTCACCAAGGAGATCCGCACCCGCGGCGACATCATCGTCTTCATCGACGAGATCCACACCCTCGTGGGTGCCGGTGCCGCCGAGGGCGCGATCGACGCGGCCTCCATCCTCAAGCCGCTGCTCGCTCGCGGTGAGCTCCAGACCATCGGTGCCACCACGCTCGACGAGTACCGCAAGCACTTCGAGAAGGACGCCGCACTCGAGCGTCGCTTCCAGCCGATCCAGGTCATGGAGCCGTCGCTGCCCCACACGATCAACATCCTCAAGGGGCTGCGCGATCGGTACGAGGCACACCACAAGGTGTCCATCACCGACGGCGCGCTCGTCTCGGCGGCGAACCTCGCCGACCGGTACATCTCCGACCGCTTCCTGCCCGACAAGGCCATCGACCTGATCGACGAGGCCGGTGCACGCCTGCGTCTGTCGATCCTCTCGAGCCCCCCGGAGCTGCGCGAGTTCGACGACAAGATCGCCGGCGTCCGCGAGGCCAAGGAGACGGCCATCGAGGAGCAGGACTTCGAGAAGGCGGCGTCGCTCCGCGACGAGGAGAAGAACCTCCTCGGCGAGCGTCTTCGCCTCGAGAAGCAGTGGCGCTCGGGCGACGTCAAGACGACCGCCGAGGTCGACGAGGGTCTGATCGCCGAGGTCCTCGCCCAGGCGACCGGCATCCCCGTCTTCAAGCTCACGGAAGAGGAGTCCTCGCGACTCGTCTTCATGGAGAAGGCGCTGCACCAGCGGGTCATCGGTCAGGAGGAGGCCATCTCGGCGCTCTCCAAGACCATCCGCCGCACGCGTGCCGGCCTCAAGGACCCGAAGCGTCCCTCGGGCTCGTTCATCTTCGCCGGCCCCACGGGCGTCGGTAAGACCGAGCTCGCGAAGGCGCTCGCCGAGTTCCTGTTCGACGACGAAGGCGCGCTGATCTCCCTCGACATGTCGGAGTACGGCGAGAAGCACACGGTCTCGCGGCTGTTCGGTGCTCCTCCCGGGTTCGTCGGCTTCGAAGAGGGCGGCCAGCTCACCGAGAAGGTGCGTCGCAAGCCGTTCAGCGTCGTGCTCTTCGACGAGATCGAGAAGGCCCACCCCGACATCTTCAACTCGCTCCTCCAGATCCTGGAAGAGGGCCGGTTGACGGATGGTCAGGGTCGCGTCGTCGACTTCAAGAACACCGTCATCATCATGACCACCAACCTCGGTGCTCGCGACATCGCCGGTGGTCCCGTCGGCTTCCAGATCGAGGGCAACGCCTCGACCGGGTACGACATCATGCGCGGCAAGGTGAACGAGGAGCTGAAGAAGCACTTCAAGCCCGAGTTCCTGAACCGTGTCGACGACATCATCGTGTTCCCGCAGTTGTCGAAGCCGGAGCTCCTGCAGATCGTGGACCTGTTCACGAAGCGTCTCTCGGAGCGTCTGCTCGACCGCGACATGACGATCGAGCTCACGCTGCCGGCGAAGGAGCGCCTCATCGAGGTCGGCTTCGACCCGACCCTCGGTGCTCGTCCGCTGCGTCGTGCGATGCAGCGCGAGGTCGAGGACCAGCTCAGCGAGCAGATCCTCCACGGCGAGCTCAACGCCGGCGACCACGTGCACGTCGACTTCGTGAACGGCGCGTTCGCCTTCACGACCTCGGCTCGTGGTGAGTCGGTCGGTGCCGGCGTCAACGCGCAGGCGTCGCTCGGTACGGGTTCGGCCACGCCGGACCTCGCCATCACGGGCGAGTAG
- a CDS encoding SdrD B-like domain-containing protein, translated as MNTILFRRALGALSIVAVAGGAMLPVTAPDTTSTPAAAATQALGLNTSLQRTATGSVPFDPAPGPGLDLSPDDAVLRSHDAVTYTIEAQLRGAARDNRVVVRQQLPEGLQWPTVDQLPGYCVAGSTVSPDRAVLDCVRSDVLPNSVSAIELTAMLTTAPANGTVISAPQDGIEIIAADAADGSEIRASTTAPDLVVSSGPRVNVGVRRGPVVDGVQEQDGTVGWYIAHDTYLSITDFGTDEGRGARGSGNVVGDVTFVIDLNGYPAGTRLATVNPEGRPVPQSCLTGAFDSAVFPKAAGGGDDAVSDSGTWTCEPAADGRSVLVTVSGADLSGDHIPSRSASGSAITAQGYLAIGRFGVFVPEDDVPANGALPVRLDLADLRVTGVAADGTPLPNAPEPLADNVATATIAQRTGGGDHASRYSDRRTDNRMVPGQSTAGSGDGPVAGGQRFEQTVAWNNTTTSALTGAVLCAVFDPATQQVGERPGGGDPAEFRSTAGAVIVEYGTTPSVDAAADAETRQAQMDATTCDDADDTWIADPSLVDTDDITKVRLRPVDGELPPRTSVTLWVQLQAEQGLDVGTMITETYSIKSSGNGPDRESATAWVEDGWWHGRYRASEGNAQYPRGDQLVAANAAVTLNKRATSPEVAPGAPAPIAAGSPITFEVRPQIITPDGVADRADAVTVTDSLPAGFLFDEGSATPAATTVVPQADGSTLLTWDLGRIRQGAEPVIAYTAVSDRFSVGQFLNRAIVASPDDPGSLTDFPAEPGRLDSHYSWQSMVVTTPSGLQIDKHVARSVVEFGDAVEVDVVFGNMSAGAVQREVRMIDVLPYPGDERGSTGQGVLAGPASSDGADLRYTAAPGDAVASNVDPVVDDGFGTLPDGARWCAADEFGMTGCPASIAEATAIEATVAELAPFAPVVVDYELTTSGAAVDARFVNDAVVHSATQSLGAQSPQVAAQLVSSALGERIWWDLDANGLDDDGLDGTPGPGVADVELELTGTDKRGEPVTRTATTDVDGRYRFDALRSGAYRIDVRLPDDLMADATSPRVGDDDLRNSAINPAEWVMPDIVIADPSPNGTDGEDLRWNGGLIATEPGTGPAPEGPGATPGAPEATTGRDTASPLAVTGAGLTTGALLAAGLLVVAGLLVLALRRTRRLVASEQPTDSSVTTE; from the coding sequence GTGAACACCATCCTCTTCCGCAGGGCGCTCGGCGCCCTGTCCATCGTCGCCGTCGCCGGCGGCGCCATGTTGCCGGTCACGGCACCGGACACCACCTCGACTCCCGCTGCCGCCGCGACCCAGGCGCTCGGGCTCAACACCTCGCTGCAGCGGACCGCCACCGGGAGCGTTCCCTTCGATCCGGCGCCCGGTCCGGGGCTCGACCTCTCACCCGACGACGCGGTGCTGCGGTCCCACGACGCCGTGACATACACGATCGAGGCGCAGCTGCGCGGGGCCGCCCGCGACAACCGGGTGGTCGTCCGACAGCAGCTGCCCGAAGGGTTGCAGTGGCCCACCGTCGATCAGTTGCCGGGGTACTGCGTCGCCGGATCGACGGTCAGTCCCGACCGCGCCGTCCTCGACTGCGTCCGCTCCGACGTCCTCCCGAACTCCGTGAGCGCCATCGAGCTCACCGCGATGCTCACCACCGCGCCGGCGAACGGCACCGTCATCAGCGCGCCGCAGGACGGTATCGAGATCATCGCCGCCGACGCCGCCGACGGGTCCGAGATCCGGGCCAGCACGACCGCACCGGATCTGGTGGTGAGCAGCGGCCCGCGCGTCAACGTCGGCGTCCGACGGGGCCCGGTCGTCGACGGCGTGCAGGAGCAGGACGGCACGGTGGGTTGGTACATCGCACACGACACCTACCTCTCGATCACCGATTTCGGCACCGATGAGGGACGTGGCGCCCGCGGATCCGGGAACGTCGTGGGCGACGTCACCTTCGTCATCGATCTCAACGGGTATCCAGCCGGCACGCGGCTCGCGACCGTGAACCCTGAGGGGAGGCCAGTGCCGCAGAGCTGTCTCACCGGGGCCTTCGACTCCGCGGTCTTCCCGAAGGCGGCGGGCGGAGGCGACGACGCGGTCTCGGATTCCGGGACCTGGACCTGCGAACCGGCAGCCGACGGCCGTTCCGTCCTCGTCACGGTCAGTGGGGCCGACCTGAGCGGCGACCACATCCCCTCGCGGTCCGCTTCCGGCTCCGCGATCACGGCGCAGGGCTACCTCGCCATTGGACGATTCGGCGTGTTCGTGCCCGAGGACGACGTCCCGGCGAACGGCGCCCTGCCCGTGCGGCTGGACCTCGCCGATCTCCGCGTGACCGGTGTCGCCGCCGACGGGACGCCCCTGCCGAACGCTCCGGAGCCGCTGGCGGACAACGTCGCCACCGCGACGATCGCCCAGCGCACCGGCGGCGGAGACCACGCGAGCCGGTACTCGGACCGCCGGACCGACAACCGCATGGTGCCCGGACAGAGCACGGCCGGCTCCGGCGACGGGCCTGTCGCCGGCGGCCAGCGGTTCGAGCAGACCGTCGCCTGGAACAACACCACGACGAGTGCCCTGACCGGCGCCGTGCTCTGCGCGGTGTTCGACCCGGCCACCCAGCAGGTCGGTGAGCGTCCCGGCGGAGGAGACCCTGCAGAGTTCCGCTCAACCGCCGGGGCTGTGATCGTCGAGTACGGGACGACGCCCAGCGTCGACGCCGCGGCCGACGCCGAGACCCGGCAGGCGCAGATGGATGCGACCACCTGCGACGACGCCGACGACACCTGGATCGCCGACCCGTCACTCGTCGACACCGACGACATCACGAAGGTCCGTCTTCGTCCCGTCGACGGCGAGCTCCCTCCTCGCACGAGCGTGACCCTGTGGGTGCAACTGCAGGCCGAACAGGGCCTCGACGTGGGCACCATGATCACCGAGACCTACAGCATCAAGTCCTCCGGCAACGGTCCGGACCGGGAGTCGGCGACCGCCTGGGTGGAGGACGGATGGTGGCACGGCCGGTACCGCGCGTCCGAGGGCAACGCACAGTACCCCCGTGGCGATCAACTGGTCGCCGCGAACGCGGCGGTCACGCTCAACAAGCGGGCCACCTCACCGGAGGTCGCGCCTGGCGCTCCGGCACCGATCGCGGCTGGCTCACCCATCACCTTCGAGGTGCGTCCGCAGATCATCACCCCCGACGGGGTGGCCGATCGAGCCGACGCCGTGACGGTCACGGACTCCCTGCCGGCCGGATTCCTCTTCGACGAGGGTTCGGCGACCCCGGCGGCCACGACCGTGGTCCCGCAGGCGGACGGCAGCACGCTCCTCACCTGGGACCTCGGGCGGATCCGACAGGGAGCCGAGCCGGTGATCGCCTACACCGCGGTCTCGGACCGCTTCTCCGTCGGACAGTTCCTCAATCGTGCGATCGTCGCGAGTCCGGACGACCCGGGGTCCCTGACGGACTTCCCCGCGGAGCCAGGACGACTCGACTCCCACTACTCCTGGCAGTCGATGGTGGTCACCACCCCATCCGGACTGCAGATCGACAAGCACGTGGCCCGGTCCGTCGTCGAGTTCGGCGACGCGGTCGAGGTCGACGTCGTCTTCGGGAACATGAGCGCCGGGGCCGTGCAGCGCGAGGTGCGGATGATCGACGTCCTCCCGTACCCGGGCGACGAACGTGGCTCGACCGGGCAGGGCGTCCTGGCGGGTCCGGCCTCGTCGGACGGAGCGGACCTCCGCTACACGGCGGCCCCCGGTGATGCGGTCGCGAGCAACGTCGACCCCGTCGTCGACGACGGCTTCGGCACCCTGCCGGACGGAGCGCGGTGGTGCGCGGCGGACGAGTTCGGCATGACCGGGTGCCCGGCGTCCATCGCAGAGGCGACCGCGATCGAGGCCACCGTCGCCGAGCTCGCGCCGTTCGCGCCGGTGGTCGTCGACTACGAGCTGACGACCTCCGGTGCCGCGGTCGACGCCCGGTTCGTGAACGACGCCGTCGTGCACTCCGCGACGCAATCGCTCGGCGCACAATCGCCCCAGGTCGCGGCGCAGCTGGTGAGCTCGGCGCTCGGCGAACGCATCTGGTGGGATCTCGACGCGAACGGGCTCGACGACGACGGGCTCGACGGGACGCCCGGGCCCGGTGTCGCAGACGTCGAGCTCGAACTGACCGGCACCGACAAACGCGGGGAGCCGGTCACCCGGACCGCCACGACCGACGTCGACGGCCGATACCGGTTCGATGCGCTCCGCTCCGGTGCCTACCGGATCGACGTGCGACTCCCGGACGACCTGATGGCCGACGCCACGTCGCCTCGGGTCGGCGACGACGATCTCCGGAACTCCGCGATCAACCCGGCGGAGTGGGTCATGCCGGACATCGTGATCGCGGACCCGTCGCCGAACGGAACCGACGGCGAGGACCTCCGTTGGAACGGCGGTCTCATCGCGACCGAGCCCGGGACCGGCCCGGCTCCGGAGGGACCGGGAGCGACGCCGGGTGCGCCGGAGGCCACGACCGGCCGGGACACCGCGAGTCCGCTCGCCGTCACCGGCGCCGGGCTCACGACCGGCGCGCTCCTCGCGGCCGGCCTGCTCGTCGTCGCCGGTCTGCTCGTCCTCGCGCTGCGGCGGACGCGACGCCTCGTCGCATCGGAGCAGCCGACGGACAGCTCGGTCACGACCGAGTGA
- a CDS encoding glucose-6-phosphate dehydrogenase, whose protein sequence is MTAATSESSAPRTLVILGAGGDLTARLLLPGLASLLASPRGEAVRLIGVDRSESSDEAWRKRVETAFADAPSKLAETIVAETTYVQADVSDPASLERVLAAAGANVALYFALPPAITLLACKALRKLELPKGIMLALEKPFGTDYASARSLNRLLQHLVPEEQVFRVDHFLGKSTVLNLLGLRFANRIFEPLLSADNVERVDIVFDEQLALEGRAGYYDRAGALIDMIQSHLLLVLAFAAMEPPASVDAEDLRGGMAQVLRATRPWKANGTESRRARYGAGTIGDRKLPAYIDEQGVDPSHHTETLAEMTLAIDNWRWAGVPFVLRSGKALADTRQEIVFTFKPVPHLPSGLHGMKTPARLRIGLKPASLDLDLMINGEDDPFELDPVALHAELQAGQLSAYGEVLSSILEGDPTLSVRGDVAEQCWRIVAPVLKAWRKDEVSIDTYPAGTAGPRSWH, encoded by the coding sequence ATGACCGCCGCCACCTCGGAATCCTCCGCCCCTCGAACCCTCGTGATCCTCGGTGCCGGGGGCGATCTCACGGCCCGACTCCTGTTGCCGGGACTCGCGTCGCTCCTCGCCTCCCCGCGTGGCGAGGCGGTGCGCCTCATCGGGGTCGACCGCTCCGAGTCGAGCGACGAGGCCTGGCGGAAGCGTGTCGAGACCGCATTCGCCGACGCCCCGTCGAAGCTCGCCGAGACGATCGTCGCCGAGACCACCTACGTGCAGGCCGATGTCTCCGACCCGGCGTCGCTCGAACGGGTCCTCGCGGCCGCGGGAGCGAACGTTGCCCTCTACTTCGCTCTGCCGCCCGCCATCACCCTGCTCGCCTGTAAGGCGCTCCGGAAGCTGGAGCTCCCCAAGGGCATCATGCTCGCCCTCGAGAAGCCGTTCGGCACCGACTACGCCTCCGCCCGCTCGCTCAACCGCCTGCTCCAGCACCTGGTGCCGGAGGAGCAGGTGTTCCGCGTCGACCACTTCCTCGGCAAGTCGACGGTCCTCAACCTGCTGGGCCTCCGCTTCGCGAACCGCATCTTCGAACCGCTCCTCTCCGCCGACAACGTCGAACGCGTCGACATCGTCTTCGACGAGCAGCTGGCCCTCGAGGGCCGCGCCGGGTACTACGACCGTGCGGGCGCCCTGATCGACATGATCCAGAGTCACCTGCTCCTCGTCCTCGCGTTCGCGGCCATGGAGCCACCGGCGAGCGTCGACGCCGAGGATCTGCGCGGCGGCATGGCCCAGGTGCTGCGGGCGACCCGTCCGTGGAAGGCGAACGGCACGGAGAGTCGTCGTGCACGCTACGGCGCCGGGACGATCGGCGACCGCAAGCTGCCCGCCTACATCGACGAGCAGGGCGTGGACCCGTCGCACCACACGGAGACGCTCGCCGAGATGACCCTCGCGATCGACAACTGGCGTTGGGCCGGTGTCCCGTTCGTGCTGCGGTCCGGGAAGGCGTTGGCGGACACCCGTCAGGAGATCGTCTTCACCTTCAAGCCGGTGCCGCACCTCCCGTCCGGCCTGCACGGCATGAAGACCCCGGCGCGGCTCCGTATCGGCCTGAAGCCGGCGTCGCTCGACCTCGACCTGATGATCAACGGCGAGGACGACCCCTTCGAACTGGACCCGGTCGCCCTCCACGCAGAACTCCAGGCGGGGCAGCTCAGCGCCTACGGCGAGGTCCTGTCGAGCATCCTCGAGGGAGACCCGACCCTGTCGGTGCGCGGTGACGTGGCCGAGCAATGCTGGCGGATCGTCGCGCCCGTCCTCAAGGCGTGGCGCAAGGACGAGGTGTCGATCGACACCTACCCGGCCGGCACCGCGGGCCCGAGGTCCTGGCATTGA
- a CDS encoding amino-acid N-acetyltransferase produces MVEQAQQGYVVRRARTSDVRRIQALVEPLVQQRILLGKDDVVFYEAVQEFRVAETPDGELIGCGALHVIWEDLGEVRTLAVSADHLGTGVGHALVERLEHDAVELGLRRLFCLTFETGFFTRHGYQEIGEEIVPPEVYAQLVRSSDEGVAEFLDLARVKPNTLGNTRMLKLL; encoded by the coding sequence ATGGTCGAGCAGGCTCAGCAGGGGTATGTGGTCCGTCGCGCCCGCACGAGCGACGTCCGCCGCATCCAGGCGCTCGTCGAACCACTCGTGCAGCAGCGCATCCTCCTCGGCAAGGACGACGTCGTCTTCTACGAAGCGGTCCAGGAGTTCCGCGTCGCCGAGACACCCGACGGCGAACTCATCGGCTGCGGCGCGCTGCACGTCATCTGGGAGGACCTCGGTGAGGTCCGCACGCTCGCCGTCTCCGCAGACCACCTCGGCACCGGGGTCGGCCACGCGCTCGTCGAGCGCCTCGAGCACGACGCGGTCGAGCTCGGTCTGCGTCGCCTGTTCTGCCTGACCTTCGAAACCGGCTTCTTCACGAGGCACGGCTATCAGGAGATCGGCGAGGAGATCGTCCCACCCGAGGTCTACGCACAGCTCGTGCGCTCGTCGGACGAAGGTGTCGCGGAGTTCCTCGACCTCGCGCGGGTCAAGCCGAATACGCTCGGTAACACGCGGATGCTCAAGCTGCTCTGA